DNA from Nitrospirota bacterium:
GCCTATATATTACTGCCCTTGCCATGGCGGTGTTTATACACCATGGGGCGATAATATTTACGGTCCCCATCCTCGTCCTCTTTGGCTTCCAAAAAAACAAAAACTTGTCGGCAATATATTAACTGTTGGTTAAACTATATAACTAAGGAGCGAAGAATGGGTCAACCGATAAAAGAATGGTTTGAATCAAGAACTGGTTTGGGAAAAATTTTCCATAAGGAGATGATTGAGTATCGTGTTCCTAAAGGATTAACACTGCCGTACTCATTAGGTGTTTTAGCTGTTGTGTTTCTTGTTATACAGATAATAAGCGGGGTTTTCGTACTTATGTATTATAAGCCTGATATGAACCTTGCATTCGACAGTGTTAATTACACGATTGCTCAAGTTATACCGTGGGGGTGGTTTTTTAGAGCACTTCATGCAGTAGGTGCAGGCTTTTTCATGGCAATAATATATACACATATGTTTACAGGCGTTTACTACAACGCGTATAAAAATCCAAGACAACTTGTTTGGATTATCGGATGGGTAATATATATGGTTATGATCCTTCTGGTTTTAACCGGATATCTTCTTCCACAGGGACAGCTTTCATACTGGGCAAGTGAGGTAGTCAGCGAAATGCCGACAGCTATTCCGCTTGGCATAATGGACAAGGTATCTTTATGGATAAAGGGTGGATTTTCAGTTGGAGATATCACAATCACAAGATTTTTTGCGCTGCATGTTGTACTTTTACCGCTTTTGCTGATAGTCCTCGTCTTTTTTCATATGCAATTTTTTCATCAGACAGGTGTTACAAGTGCCGACGGACGCGAAGTTCACGGAAATGAAAAAGAAACGGTTCCATTTATATATGTAACTTTGAAAGAAGGTGTTATAATAGCAATCGTATTGGCAGCATTTTCATATTTTATATTCTTTAATCCGGGTCCATTTACACCTTCCGCTAATTTTGCTCCCGCAGATCCAATGAGAACACCTGCACATATTGCACCCGAGTGGTATTTAACCGCTTTTTATGAGATCTTCAGATCCATACCGGGCAAATTTCTCGGTTTTATGGCAACCAATATGTTCTTAATATTTCTGCTTTTATTACCAATTCTGGATACATCAAAAAAGAAAAGCGCAACAAAGCGTCCGCTGTTCTATTTTGTGTACCTGTTGTTTCTTCTCTCTTTTGCGGTACTTTCCATTGAGGGCACGCAGCCGGATACAGCTCAGTCAAGAGTAATCGGACAAGTATTCTTTTTTGTCAATATGTTATTTTTCGCAAGCTTACCGGTGATAGCTCATTTTGAGAAAAAAAAGGAGGCAATACAGTGAAATTCCTGCGTTCAATTCCAATTGTTATAATACTTGGCGGTCTGTTCTATGCCCTGTGGAGCGGTGTTCTGGAGCCGTCAGAATGGAAGGTTCCTCAATCTGCCGAGGTTATCAAGGCAAAAGTCGGGGAAGTTCAATTAGTTAAAGAAGGTGCAAAAATATTTAAGACATCTTGTGCCGCCTGCCACTCATTAAGATACAAAAAAATATACCCATTTTTTGTTAATGCGCCAAATGAAAAACCACTCTTTAAAATTCTCATGAAAGAACACAACGGATTTCTGACAAGAGATGTTTATGAATCAGCCTTTGCGCTTCAATTAAAGGGTCTCAAAGCGGCATTCGGATCGGTTCCGCCGGATCTTTCAACCGCTTATGTTTATTTGGGTGAAGGAAAATTATTTAATATTATCAAAGACCCGCAAAAGGTGCTTCCGGGTACTAAAATGCCCAATATGCATCTAAACAACAAACAGATTGTGGCAGTATCGGCATTTTTGAAAACTGCTATACTTCCTACCGCAAAAGAAACCAGTAGAAGACATCTCATCGGTATGATTGTTATCATATTCTTTATTATTCTCGCAATACTGTTAGCATTATACAGAAAAGTTGTATTGGAAGA
Protein-coding regions in this window:
- a CDS encoding c-type cytochrome, producing MKFLRSIPIVIILGGLFYALWSGVLEPSEWKVPQSAEVIKAKVGEVQLVKEGAKIFKTSCAACHSLRYKKIYPFFVNAPNEKPLFKILMKEHNGFLTRDVYESAFALQLKGLKAAFGSVPPDLSTAYVYLGEGKLFNIIKDPQKVLPGTKMPNMHLNNKQIVAVSAFLKTAILPTAKETSRRHLIGMIVIIFFIILAILLALYRKVVLE
- a CDS encoding cytochrome bc complex cytochrome b subunit, whose translation is MGQPIKEWFESRTGLGKIFHKEMIEYRVPKGLTLPYSLGVLAVVFLVIQIISGVFVLMYYKPDMNLAFDSVNYTIAQVIPWGWFFRALHAVGAGFFMAIIYTHMFTGVYYNAYKNPRQLVWIIGWVIYMVMILLVLTGYLLPQGQLSYWASEVVSEMPTAIPLGIMDKVSLWIKGGFSVGDITITRFFALHVVLLPLLLIVLVFFHMQFFHQTGVTSADGREVHGNEKETVPFIYVTLKEGVIIAIVLAAFSYFIFFNPGPFTPSANFAPADPMRTPAHIAPEWYLTAFYEIFRSIPGKFLGFMATNMFLIFLLLLPILDTSKKKSATKRPLFYFVYLLFLLSFAVLSIEGTQPDTAQSRVIGQVFFFVNMLFFASLPVIAHFEKKKEAIQ